TAGTAAGTGGGTTCCCAGGACGCGTGTAGGCAAGATGGTATTAGAAGGCAAGATAACAAGCCTCAAAGAGATATTCGATAAGAACCTACCCTTACTGGAACCAGAGATCGTAGACTACCTGCTACCAGACCTAGTCTACGAGAGAATAGATACCAAGATAGTCCAGAAGATGACTGATGCAGGCAGGAGAACAAAGTTCCTAGTAGTAGTCGTCGTAGGCAACGGGAACGGCTTCGTCGGTGTAGGGACAGGTAAAGCCAAGCAGTTCACTGATGCACTGGCGAAAGCACTTAGAAACGCTAAGCTGAACATAAGGCCTGTTAGAAGAGGATGCGGTAGCTGGGAGTGCAGGTGCGGTGAACCCCACAGCATCCCATTTACAACGCGCGGTAAAAGTGGTAGTGTTGAAGTAGTGTTAAAGCCTGCTCCACGCGGGACAGGACTAGTTGCAGGAGATGCAGCTAAAGTAGTATTAAGACTAGCTGGTATCAGAGACGTGTGGACTCAAAGCTTCGGGGAAACTAGGACCACACTAAACTTTGCTAAAGCAGTTGCAAACGCGCTCAGCAACACCTACAAGTTCACAACCCCGCTAGACTGGGTTAAAGCCTAGGTGACCAGGCTATGAGCAAACTCTACGCTATTATAAGGTTGAGGGGACAGGCTGACACACCCCCGGATGTCGAGTAC
This window of the Desulfurococcus sp. genome carries:
- a CDS encoding 30S ribosomal protein S5; translated protein: MLSASAVDKEALSKWVPRTRVGKMVLEGKITSLKEIFDKNLPLLEPEIVDYLLPDLVYERIDTKIVQKMTDAGRRTKFLVVVVVGNGNGFVGVGTGKAKQFTDALAKALRNAKLNIRPVRRGCGSWECRCGEPHSIPFTTRGKSGSVEVVLKPAPRGTGLVAGDAAKVVLRLAGIRDVWTQSFGETRTTLNFAKAVANALSNTYKFTTPLDWVKA